The Kosakonia sp. SMBL-WEM22 sequence CCGCCTTCGATAATGAGACCCTGCAGTCCCGTCGGCTGCTGGCAAGCGTGGAACATCGCAATGCGGCCGCCGAGGGAGTACCCCACCAGCCAGTAATTTAGTATGTTGTAACGACTAAGCGTTGAGCGCAGCAGCACATCCATCTCTGTAAAAGAGTCGACGGAAGTTGCGGCTGATGCGCCGTGGCCCGGCAGGTCGAGATAGAGTCGCGGGAAAGCCGTAAGCGCGCCGCCGACGGGCTGCCATTCGCGGCTGTCACCGGAAAAACCGTGCAGAAAGATCAGCCACGGCAGCGGCTGTTGGCCGGCCTGGATCTCTGCATGCAGAATCATAGCTGGCTGACCTGCGCTAAAAGTTTTTGCAGGGTGTGCGCGCCGTCGCTCTCGTTTACCACCACTTCAATCACTGTCGCGCCTGGCTTCTGCCACGCCTCGCTCAGCGCCTGCTCCAGCTGCGCCCAGCTCTCCGGACGGTGGTAAGGAAGCGCGAACATCGCGGCGGCATGATCGAAATGGACATTCTGTGGCATCAGGTAGAAGCGCTCGCGCTCGGCAGGCGGTGTCGGTAACAGGGAGAAGATCTGCCCGCCGTTGTTATTGACCACCAGCAGCACAAAGGGCGCGGAGGCCTGGCGCAGCAGTGCGAGGGCGTTGAGATCGTAGAGCGCAGAGAGATCGCCGACGATTGCCAGCGTCGGGCGCGCGGTGGCCCGCTGCACCCCGGCCGCCGTGGAGAGCAGGCCATCAATGCCGCTCGCGCCGCGGTTGCTGTAAACCGGATACCCGACCGGCAGCTGCGCCAGCGCGTCCACCAGCCGAACCACCAGGCTGTTGCCGAGAAAAAGCTGCCCCTGCGGTGGTAAGTAGTCGCTAATACGGTGCGCCAACTGCGCTTCGCCGAAATCCTCGCGCTGTAGACGCACCCGCGCCCAGGCAAGCGCTGCGAGCGAGGTGAGCTTTTCGCACCACGGCGCGCGCGGTTCAGCCGGATGCAGCGCCAGCCAGCCTCCGACATCGGCCACTAAACGACGCCCGCGATGCTGGGCCGGATCGAGCCTGCCGGGAAGGTTATCAATCAGCCAGTACTCTTGTGGCGCGCAGGTCGCCTGCCACTGTAAAAGGCGTTTTCCGGTCAGGCTGCTGCCGAACTGCAACACAATCTGCGCCTCGCTGAGCGCCTCGACGGCCTGGCTATTAGCAAGCCAGAGATCGGCGCAGGGCAGCGGCTGCCCGGTTTGTGATAACACGTCGCCAATCAGCGGCCAGCCGAGGACTTTTGCCCACTCTGCCAGCTTGCGCCCCTCAGTGGCGCTCATGCGCCCGCCTATTACAACGCCACGTTTCTGCCGCCAGGAGAACCAGTCCCGCTGGGTCTCGATGCCGCACGGTGCGGATGCCTGTAACCAGGGCTTATCATCCTGCCACCAGTCGCCTAACGCCTGCTGCCAGCCAAGGCCGGTCTCATCCATTTCGCCATACAGCGGTTCGGCGAACGGGCAGTTAATATGCACCGCCCCGCCCTGCAATGTGCCCAAGAGGTTATCAATCGTCGAGACCAGCCAGCGCGCCGGAATATCCTGGGACGGGCGCGGTAAGGCGATGGCCTCTGTCGGGTGGGAAGCAAAGATGCCCGGCTGGCGAATCGCCTGATTGGCACCGCAATCAATCAGCTCTGGCGGGCGATCCGCCGTCAGCAGCACCAGTTTTTCACCGGTCAGCCCGGCTTCAATCAGTGCCGGGTAGAGGTTCGCCACGGCGGTACCGGAGGTGACAATCACCGCCACCGGTTCACGGCTTGCTTTTGCCAGCCCGAGCGCAAGATGCCCCAGCCCGCGCTCATCAAAATGGGTGTGATGAATAAAGGCGCGGTTTTCGGCAGCAGCGAGCGTTAGCGGCGTCGAACGCGAGCCTGGCGCGATGCAGATATGTCGTACACCGTGGCGCGTTAAGGCTTCCAGAATCACTGCGGCCCAGCGTCGGTTGAATGAGCTTATCGACATGAATTTGTCCGGTATCAATATTGGGACTAAGTATAAATTTTCTGAAATGATGAGTTTTTGATATAGGTCGTCTATGGGTGCGTCTGTAGCAGCAATGATCGCAGCCCGGCGGCTTTATTATCGATCTCCTGCCACTCCTGCTCAGGATCGGAACCGGGCACAATGCCTGCCCCCGCATAGAGCCGCACCGTCTCGCCGCTCACCTTCGCCGAGCGCAGCGCCACGCAGAACTCGCTCTGTTTACGCGACAGATAACCTGCCGACCCGGCGTACCACTCGCGGGCAAAGTGTTCGTGATGGGCGATAAAGCGCCGGGCTTCAGGGCGCGGTAATCCCGCCACCGCCGCGGTTGGCTGGAGCAGATCTAAACAGAGCGCATCGTCCGCTACCCGCAAGTCGCTCCAGATACAGCGGCGTAAATGCTGCACTTTACGCAGTCGCACCACCTGCGGCGGCAGCACATCCAGCGTCCCGGTCTGCTGCTGCAAACGCTGGCAGATATCCTCCACCACTAGCATATTTTCACGCTGATTTTTATCGTCACTCATCAACCATGCCGCCCGCTGCTGCGCCTGCGTATCGTCATCATGATTTGCCACCGTCCCGGCCAGCGCTTCGGTGCGCAGCGCCACGCCGCGCCGCCGCCATAGCCGCTCGGGTGTCGATCCGAGAAAGGCGGTGCGGGCATCAAAGCGATAGAGAAAGTGGAAGCAGTGAAGGTTGAGACGGCGGCTGGCGGCCATCAGCGCGCCAGCATTAATTGGCGCATCGAAGCGGTAGTCGGTCGCGCGGGCGAGTACGACTTTATCCAGCTCGCCGCGCTGGAGCGTCTCAAGCGCCTGAGTTATCAGCGTTTCCCACCCTTCGCGCGTCGGGAAGTGCTGCTGTTCAACACAGCGCGGCGGGGTGATTGCCAGCGGGACCGCAGGTGAAAGCGCGGTCAGAAAATCGGCCGCGCGGCGGGCATCATCACGTAGCGAGGTTTCGCTATAGAGATAGAGGCGCAGCATTGCTTTGCCCCCTTCGCGCCGCCATTCGAGGCGCGGTAAAAAGAGCGCGCCCTCGCTTGGCTCAAAGGCATTCAGCCCCCAGACGCGTACATCATCAGGCCAGGCCTGTTGGTAATGTTGCGCCTCAGCAAGGGAAGAAAACGCGCGTAACGCGCCAAGCGCGGCCGCTTCGTCATCGCCGCTGCGCTGCTGCCAGTAGAATTGTGGAAAAACATGCTGGGCCGTAAGCCATGCCAGCGGGTCGAATGCATTGTTTAGCGGGAAGGGAACGTCAACGAGGGTAAAACCAGGCGCGTCAGGAAATGTGGCGGCAAGACGCTGGTGTAGATCGCCAAGCGCAGAGGACAGAGAAAACATGCGAACCCCTCCCGGAAAAACGGCACGGTTTTAAAAACCACACAGTATACGGGGTACTACGATGAATAGCAGTACCCCCTTCCAGGGAGGGGAGATAAAGGTTTAGCGACGGGCTAACAGCAGACCGAGCACCAGACCTACAGCAGCACCGGCACCAACGCCCTGCCACGGTTTTTCGTGCACATAGTCATCGGCGCGGTAAACCGCTTTTTTCGCACGATAGTAGTAGGTATCAGACGCGCTGCTGACGCGGTTTTTCACATCATGCAGCGCCTGTTCAGCACGTGCTTTCAGCTCAATGTACTTCTGGTCAGCGGGATCGCCCGATGAGCGGAGAACTTCTTCCAGCGTTTCGCTCAGCAGGGTCAGGTCGTCGTCAATGTGTGAATCGAATTGATTAGTCATCTCTTTTCTCCATGTTATGCACCTGTACGCTAACTATAGACAATAGCTGACGTTTACGCCTGGTCGACCTCGCGCGCCATGCCGACATGGGGAATGCCATCTTCGTCGTAGATATCGGTGACCGGCTGGAAACCGAACTGCTGATAAAAGGGTTGCAGATGCGCCTGCGCACTCAGGTAGAGGGCGTGCTGCGGCCAGTGTTGCAGGCAGGAGTCGACCGCGCGTGACATCAACTGATGACCCAGTTTCTCCCCGCGTACGCTGGCGCTGACAATCACTCTGCCGATGGCAACGGGCGAGAAATCATCATTACTTTTCAGAATCCTCGCATACGCCACTAGCTCGTCGCCCTGCCAGCCGAGCAGATGACGGTTCTCCCCCACCAGGTCGTCGCCATCGACATCAAGGTAGGGGCAGGTCTGTTCAACTACAAACACTTCGCAACGCAGCTTTAACAGCGCATAGAGCACAGGCACGGTCAGTTCAGAGTGGTGCAGGTCTTGCCAACGGATCATCGTTATCTCCTCAAATAGACTCATGTGGTTATACTAGATTCTTTTCATTTCAGGCAAAGCATGTGGAACTGATCTTCTTAGGTACTTCAGCAGGCGTCCCGACGCGGGCGCGCAACGTTACCGCCATTCTGCTCAATCTTCAGCACCCAACGAGCGCCGGGCTGTGGCTTTTCGACTGTGGTGAAGGCACGCAGCATCAGCTGCTGCACACCGCGTTTAACCCGGGCAAGCTGGACAAAATTTTCATCACCCATCTGCATGGCGATCATATTTTTGGCCTGCCGGGCCTGCTCTGCAGCCGATCAATGGCGGGCAATACGCAGCCGCTGCAGATCTACGGCCCGCACGGCATCAAGGAGTTTGTGGAGACCGCGCTACGCCTGAGCGGTTCGTGGACCGACTATCCGCTGACTATTGAAGAGGTGAAGCCGGGGCTGGTGGTGGATGATGGGTTGCGCAAAGTGACCGCCTTTCCGCTGGCGCATCCGGTGGAGTGTTATGGCTATCGCGTAGAAGAGCATGATAAACCTGGCGCGCTGAATGCCGCCGCGCTTGCCGCCGCAGGCGTTCCGGCCGGGCCGCTATTTCAGACGTTAAAAGCGGGCGGCACGGTGACGCTGGATGATGGGCGCGTTATTCATGGCACTGATTACCTGGCACCGGCCGAGCCGGGGAAACGGGTGGCGATCTTCGGTGATACTTCGCCCTGCCCGGCTGCGCAGGACCTGGCGAAAAATGTCGATGTCGTGGTGCATGAAGCAACGCTTGAGAATGCCATGGAAGAGAAGGCTAATAGCCGCGGGCATAGCTCGGCGCGGCAGGCGGCGCAACTGGCTCAGCAAGCGGGCGCTGCGCGTCTGGTCATTACCCACATCAGTTCGCGTTATGACGCACAGGGGAGCCAGGCGCTGCTAAAAGAGTGTCGCGAAATCTTTCCGGAAACAACGTTAGCAGCAGATTTTGACGTAGTTCGCATTTGATTTTAATTTAGGCACTCTATTTTTTCGCCGTCATGCCGATAATAAGTTATACGCAGGCATTTCTTCTTTGAGGGCATGATGGATAATTTCCAGAAAGACATCGATGACAGGGCGAATCTTACTCTGTCGAACCGGTTTGAGCTGTTGCTGTTTCGCCTTGGCACATCATTAGATGCGACGAAATCTGAGCTGTTTGGCATCAATGTGTTTAAGTTGCGCGAAATCGTACCGATGCCCACATTTACGCGCCCTGCGGGAATGAAACCGCCGTTGATGGGGATGGTCAATATCCGCGATCAGGTGATCCCAGTGATTGACCTCTCCGCCGTCGCCGGGTGTAAACCGGAGACCGGCTTAAATATTCTGCTAATCACTGAATATGCCCGTAGCGTGCAGGCTTTTGCCGTCGAGTCCGTTGAGAACATCACGCGCCTGGACTGGAAACAGGTGCACACGGCGGAGAAAGCGATCAATGGCCGCTATATCACCAGCATTGCCTGCCTCGATGATGATAAGGACACCAACAACCTGGCGATGGTGCTGGACGTTGAACAGATCCTCTATGATATCGTCCCGGCGGATCATGACGTTCATGGCGATCATGTACCGGATAAGAAATTTAATCTTAAACCAGGTTCCATCGCAATTGTGGCTGAAGACTCCAAAGTGGCGCGCGCCATGCTGGAAAAAGGCCTGAACGCTATGGAGATCCCAAGCATGATGCACATTACCGGCAAAGATGCGTGGGAGAAAATTCAGCTTATTGCACAGCAGGCAGAAAAAGAGGGTGTGCCGGTTAGCGATAAGATCTCCATGGTGCTTACCGATCTGGAGATGCCGGAGATGGACGGCTTTACCCTGACGCGTCTGATCAAAACCGATCCTCGCCTGAAAAATATTCCGGTGGTGATCCACTCTTCCCTCTCGGGCAGCGCTAACGAAGATCACGTCCGTAAAGTGCAGGCCGATGGCTATGTCGCGAAGTTCGAAATTAACGAGCTTTCAGCGGTGATCCAGGAAGTGCTCGATCGCGCAGCGAACAATGTTCGCGGCCCGCTGATCAGCCACCGCCAGATGGCCCCGACCCCGCTGCTGGCGAAGTAACGCCGCACAATGATTAAAGGCGCTACCGTTGGTGAAACGGTAGCGCCTTAAGTACGTTTCAGGTCATTACAAGAACGACAAGATCAGCTGTAACACAGCAATGATGATCGTGATTACGCGTTTCGCGAACTCACGGTTATACATCATCCGTTTTCCTCAACAGAGGAAGGAGCCGCCCGGACTGGTCCTCATATCCCCCCGAATCAGAGCGAACAAATGTTGAGTATTGCTTACGCCCCTTCCAGGCCTGAACCCTGCCACCACCACGTGTTACAGCGGGGGAAATCCTTTGCCCGACCTAAAAGTTAACGGCAGCAACCGCAACGGATTTGATTTTACACTTCACCTAACTAACTGAAACATAATTAAAAAATGTCAGGGAAAATGACCTTTTTTCAGGCGTTTTTCTTAAACATCCGCTACCTCAGCTGTTTGCGCTTGAAAAAAAACAGCATATATCGGAAGCTTCAACGCGTTGAGTATTGCATACGCTCTTCCCCCTGACGGGCCGGAAAAGTAAGAACGGTGTATCGGATCCCTTACCCGTTTTCGTCACGCCGTTAAAACCCCAGCTCCCCCGCTGGGGTTTTTTATGCGCAAAAAAAACCGCCAGGCTGCAAACCCGGCGGTTTTTTGTTGCGCGCAATGCGCGATTACATCATCGGCAGCGCCCGCTGGACGATGCTGATCAGCGGCTGCGGATAGATACCGAGCACCAGCACCAGCAGAGCGGAGATCAGTACCACGATACCGCCCGCACTGTAGGCCCAGTTGGACGGCGCATCACGGTTCAGCTGCTGCGGCGCGTTGAGATAGAGGCTCACCGCCACACGCAGGTAGTAGTAGAGACCGATTGCAGAACCGACCACCACCGCGCCAGTCAGCCACCACAGGTTCGCCTGCACACCGACAGCCAGAATGTAGAACTTACCGATAAAGCCCAGCGTCATCGGGATACCCGCCAGCGACAGCATCATCACGGTCATCACCGCCGAGAGGATCGGACGATGCCAGAAGAGGCCGCGATAGGAGTAGAGCGACTCGGCGTCCGGACCGCGATACGGGCTGGACATCAGGCTCACCACGCCAAAGGCACCCAGGCTGCTGAAGAGATAGCCGGCCAGGTAAACGCCTACGCTCTCCATCGACATCTGGCCGCCGCGCAGGGCAATCAGCGCCACCATCAGATAGCCGAGGTGAGCGATAGAGGAGTAACCGAGCAGACGTTTGATATTGGTCTGGCTCAGCGCCATCAGGTTACCGAAGATGATGGAGACGAAGGCGATAACGCCCAGCACCACGCGTACGGCTTCACTGTTACCCACCGGCGCATAGAGGAACAGACGCATCAGCACGCCGAAGATGGCGATTTTGCTGGCGGTCGCCAGGAAGGTGGAGACCGGCGCAGGTGCGCCCTGGTAAACGTCCGGTGTCCAGAGATGGAACGGCACCAGCGAAAGTTTAAAGCCGAGGCCAACAATCATCAGACCGAGACCCGCCAGCAGCAGCGGCTCGTGCAGCACCTCTTTACCGAGATTTTTACCGATCGCAACAAACGACAGATCGCCGCTCTGGGCATAAACCAGCGCAATCCCGAACAGCAGGAATGAGGAGGCAGCAGCCGAGAGAATGGTGTATTTGATGCTGGCTTCCAGCGAGCGTTTCTGGCGGAAGGCATAGCCCACCAGCCCGAACAGTGGCAGAGAGATCAGCTCAATCCCGAGGAATAGCGACGCCATATGATTGGCGTTAGCCAACAGAATGCCACCCAGCGCGGCTATCAGCACCAGCAGGTAGAACTCTTCCTTGTTATCGCTATAACCTTCAAGCCACGGATAAGCAAAGGTGCAGGTGGCGAGACTTGCCAGCAGCACCAGCCCGGTGTAGAGCATGGCATAGCCGTCGACGCGCATCAGCGGCGTCACATCCATTGCCCCAGCGTGACCAACGAACCACAGCGAGAGCAGTGCAACGTTCAGACCAACGACAGACAGCGTGGCATTAAAGAAATGGTTGCGTCGCCACGCAATGGAGAGCATCACAACCACCACCGTCAATCCGACGATTAGCAGCGGCAGCAGCGCAATCAGGTGTTGTGGAGTTATTGTCATGGCGAATTACGGCCTTGTAGTAATGGAGTTAACAAACCACTGCTGGATATTGCCCATCGCAGCGTGCGAGGTATCCAGAATCGGCTGCGGATAGAAGCCAAGCAGTACCAGAAGCACGACCAGGATGAGGATCATAAACAGCTCGCGCAGTGACAGACCCGGCAGCGTCTGGTTTGCGATTTCGCTCTTCGCTTTACCGAAGTAAGCGCGATGCAGCATCGCCAGAGAATAAACGGAGGCGAAGACCAGACCGAAGGTGGAGATCACGGTGATCATCGGTACAACCTGGTAGCTACCGAACAGGATCATGAACTCACCGACGAAGTTACCGGTACCCGGCATCCCCAGTGTCGCCACGGCGAAGAACATCGACAGCGCCGGCAGCCACTTAATCTTGCTCCACAGACCGCCCATCATGCGCATATCGCGGGTATGGAGACGTTCATAAAGCTGACCACAGAGGATAAACAGACCCGCCGCCGAAAGACCGTGGGCAATCATCTGAATCACCGCACCCTGGTAAGCCAGCTGGCTGCCGGTATAGATAGCAATCAGTACGAAGCCCATGTGGGAAACGGAGGTGTAAGCGATAAGACGTTTGATATCGGTCTGCGTGAAAGCCATCCACGCGCCATAGAAGATACCAATTACGCCCAGCCACATCGCAATCGGTGCAAACTCCGCCGAGGCGTTCGGGAAGAGCGGCAGCGAGAAGCGCAGCAGACCATAAGCGGCGGTTTTCAACAGAATACCCGCAAGGTCAACGGAACCGGCAGTCGGCGCCTGGGAGTGCGCATCCGGCAGCCAGCCATGCAGCGGCACCACCGGCATTTTCACCGCGAAGGCGATAAAGAAGCCGAGCATCAGCAGATATTCAACATTGTGTGACATCGGCGTTTTTAGCAGCTCTTCATAGTTGAAGGTCCAGACGCCGGTCGCGTTGTAATGCACAAACACCAGGCCAAGGATGGCAATCAACATCACCAGGCCGCTCGCCTGGGTATAAATGAAGAATTTCGTTGCTGCGGTGATACGCGTCTTCCCGTCGGAGGCTTTATGGCCCCACAGCGCGATTAGGAAGTACATCGGCACCAGCATCATTTCCCAGAAGAAGAAGAACAGGAACATGTCGATGGCAAGGAACACGCCGATAACGCCGCCGAGGATCCACATCAGGTTCAGGTGGAAGAAGCCCTGATATTTCTCAATTTCACGCCAGGAGCAGAGCACAGCCAGTACGCCGAGAAAGCCTGTCAGCACGACCATCAGCAGCGACAGACCGTCCATCGCCAGATGGATAGTGATACCGAAGCGCGGGATCCAGTCGTGTTTAAAGCTCTCCTGCCACGTCGGGAAATCGGCAGCCTGCGATAAAGAGTAGCCACCCTGCAACCAGAGTTGCAGAGAGAGCGCCAGCGTCAGTCCCATGGTAATCAGGGCGATCCAGCGCGGCACCTTCACGCCGAAGCGCTCGGTTTGCCAACACAGGAAACCACCGATAAAGGGAATCAATATTAGCCAGGGTAATAACATGGCGATTCATATTCCTTGTTTAAGTCCAGCTCAGGCTATCTGGCTTGTCATCTGACTTCACCGTTACGGCCTGTCCTTTCGGACCTGATTTTCAACGAATTTTCACAAAATTCAGATTCTGCTCGCAGGCCGGACAGGCACTTGCTTATCCGGCCCACAAACTCAGCGCAACACCATCAGCAGACTGAGCACCACAACGGCACCGATACTCATGGAGGCAACGTACCAGCGCAGATAACCGTTCTCGCTGAACAGCAGCCCTTTTCCGGCAAAGCGGGAGAGGATCGCCGGGATGTTCATCAGCGCATTCAGCGGATCGCTCTTCAGCAGCCAGGCAATGCCCAGATAGGGTTTAACGAAGATACGATCGTAGAGCCAGTCGAAGCCCCAAGCATTGAACCACCAGGTGCCGAAGAAGCGGCCCGGCGCGCTGTTGGCAATCGATGTCACCAGCGTGCGTTTACCCAGCCACAGCCAGGCGGCCAGCAGAATGCCGATTACCGCCACTGCGCCAGAGGCCACTTCCAGCATCACTACGCTGCTGTGCGCCAGTTCAGCCGTTTCCGGCAGGACGCCGCGCAGCGGTGGCACAATCATTGCGCCAACGAAGGTGGAGAGCACCAGCAGGACAATCAGCGGCAGATGATGGGTAATCCCCTTCCCTGCGTGAGCGTGAATCTGCTCTTTGCCATGGAAGACAATGAAAATCAGGCGGAAGGTGTAGAGCGAGGTCATAAACGCCCCGACCAGACCCGCAATCATCAGGTTAACGTGACCGTTCGCTACCGCGCCTGCCAGGATCTCATCCTTACTGAAGAAGCCCGCAGTAATCAGCGGCAGCGCAGAGAGCGCCGCGCCGCCCACCAGGAAGCAGGCATAGACCAGCGGAATCGACTTACGCAGGCCACCCATCTTAAAGATGTTCTGCTCGTGGTGGCAGGCGAGGATCACCGAGCCGGAGGAGAGGAACAGCAGCGCTTTAAAGAAGGCGTGCGTCATCAGGTGGAAAATCGCCGCGTCCCATGCCTGTACGCCGAGCGCCAGGAACATGTAACCAATCTGGCTCATCGTCGAGTAGGCGAGTACGCGTTTGATATCGGTCTGCACCAGCGCGGCGAAACCAGCCATCAGCAGCGTGACCGCACCGACAATACCGACCAGATGCAGCACTTCCGGTGTCATCAGGAACAGACCATGGGTACGGGCAATCAGGTAGACACCTGCGGTAACCATCGTTGCGGCGTGGATCAGCGCAGAGACTGGCGTCGGGCCAGCCATCGCGTCCGCAAGCCAGGTCTGCAACGGCAGCTGCGCCGATTTACCGACCGCGCCGCCCAGCAGCATTAGCGTCGCCCACATCAGCATATGATTGCCGTTAGCGA is a genomic window containing:
- the menD gene encoding 2-succinyl-5-enolpyruvyl-6-hydroxy-3-cyclohexene-1-carboxylic-acid synthase, which encodes MSISSFNRRWAAVILEALTRHGVRHICIAPGSRSTPLTLAAAENRAFIHHTHFDERGLGHLALGLAKASREPVAVIVTSGTAVANLYPALIEAGLTGEKLVLLTADRPPELIDCGANQAIRQPGIFASHPTEAIALPRPSQDIPARWLVSTIDNLLGTLQGGAVHINCPFAEPLYGEMDETGLGWQQALGDWWQDDKPWLQASAPCGIETQRDWFSWRQKRGVVIGGRMSATEGRKLAEWAKVLGWPLIGDVLSQTGQPLPCADLWLANSQAVEALSEAQIVLQFGSSLTGKRLLQWQATCAPQEYWLIDNLPGRLDPAQHRGRRLVADVGGWLALHPAEPRAPWCEKLTSLAALAWARVRLQREDFGEAQLAHRISDYLPPQGQLFLGNSLVVRLVDALAQLPVGYPVYSNRGASGIDGLLSTAAGVQRATARPTLAIVGDLSALYDLNALALLRQASAPFVLLVVNNNGGQIFSLLPTPPAERERFYLMPQNVHFDHAAAMFALPYHRPESWAQLEQALSEAWQKPGATVIEVVVNESDGAHTLQKLLAQVSQL
- the menF gene encoding isochorismate synthase MenF; translated protein: MFSLSSALGDLHQRLAATFPDAPGFTLVDVPFPLNNAFDPLAWLTAQHVFPQFYWQQRSGDDEAAALGALRAFSSLAEAQHYQQAWPDDVRVWGLNAFEPSEGALFLPRLEWRREGGKAMLRLYLYSETSLRDDARRAADFLTALSPAVPLAITPPRCVEQQHFPTREGWETLITQALETLQRGELDKVVLARATDYRFDAPINAGALMAASRRLNLHCFHFLYRFDARTAFLGSTPERLWRRRGVALRTEALAGTVANHDDDTQAQQRAAWLMSDDKNQRENMLVVEDICQRLQQQTGTLDVLPPQVVRLRKVQHLRRCIWSDLRVADDALCLDLLQPTAAVAGLPRPEARRFIAHHEHFAREWYAGSAGYLSRKQSEFCVALRSAKVSGETVRLYAGAGIVPGSDPEQEWQEIDNKAAGLRSLLLQTHP
- the elaB gene encoding stress response protein ElaB; the encoded protein is MTNQFDSHIDDDLTLLSETLEEVLRSSGDPADQKYIELKARAEQALHDVKNRVSSASDTYYYRAKKAVYRADDYVHEKPWQGVGAGAAVGLVLGLLLARR
- a CDS encoding GNAT family N-acetyltransferase, which codes for MIRWQDLHHSELTVPVLYALLKLRCEVFVVEQTCPYLDVDGDDLVGENRHLLGWQGDELVAYARILKSNDDFSPVAIGRVIVSASVRGEKLGHQLMSRAVDSCLQHWPQHALYLSAQAHLQPFYQQFGFQPVTDIYDEDGIPHVGMAREVDQA
- the rbn gene encoding ribonuclease BN, coding for MELIFLGTSAGVPTRARNVTAILLNLQHPTSAGLWLFDCGEGTQHQLLHTAFNPGKLDKIFITHLHGDHIFGLPGLLCSRSMAGNTQPLQIYGPHGIKEFVETALRLSGSWTDYPLTIEEVKPGLVVDDGLRKVTAFPLAHPVECYGYRVEEHDKPGALNAAALAAAGVPAGPLFQTLKAGGTVTLDDGRVIHGTDYLAPAEPGKRVAIFGDTSPCPAAQDLAKNVDVVVHEATLENAMEEKANSRGHSSARQAAQLAQQAGAARLVITHISSRYDAQGSQALLKECREIFPETTLAADFDVVRI
- a CDS encoding chemotaxis protein, which produces MDNFQKDIDDRANLTLSNRFELLLFRLGTSLDATKSELFGINVFKLREIVPMPTFTRPAGMKPPLMGMVNIRDQVIPVIDLSAVAGCKPETGLNILLITEYARSVQAFAVESVENITRLDWKQVHTAEKAINGRYITSIACLDDDKDTNNLAMVLDVEQILYDIVPADHDVHGDHVPDKKFNLKPGSIAIVAEDSKVARAMLEKGLNAMEIPSMMHITGKDAWEKIQLIAQQAEKEGVPVSDKISMVLTDLEMPEMDGFTLTRLIKTDPRLKNIPVVIHSSLSGSANEDHVRKVQADGYVAKFEINELSAVIQEVLDRAANNVRGPLISHRQMAPTPLLAK
- the nuoN gene encoding NADH-quinone oxidoreductase subunit NuoN; the protein is MTITPQHLIALLPLLIVGLTVVVVMLSIAWRRNHFFNATLSVVGLNVALLSLWFVGHAGAMDVTPLMRVDGYAMLYTGLVLLASLATCTFAYPWLEGYSDNKEEFYLLVLIAALGGILLANANHMASLFLGIELISLPLFGLVGYAFRQKRSLEASIKYTILSAAASSFLLFGIALVYAQSGDLSFVAIGKNLGKEVLHEPLLLAGLGLMIVGLGFKLSLVPFHLWTPDVYQGAPAPVSTFLATASKIAIFGVLMRLFLYAPVGNSEAVRVVLGVIAFVSIIFGNLMALSQTNIKRLLGYSSIAHLGYLMVALIALRGGQMSMESVGVYLAGYLFSSLGAFGVVSLMSSPYRGPDAESLYSYRGLFWHRPILSAVMTVMMLSLAGIPMTLGFIGKFYILAVGVQANLWWLTGAVVVGSAIGLYYYLRVAVSLYLNAPQQLNRDAPSNWAYSAGGIVVLISALLVLVLGIYPQPLISIVQRALPMM
- the nuoM gene encoding NADH-quinone oxidoreductase subunit M; amino-acid sequence: MLLPWLILIPFIGGFLCWQTERFGVKVPRWIALITMGLTLALSLQLWLQGGYSLSQAADFPTWQESFKHDWIPRFGITIHLAMDGLSLLMVVLTGFLGVLAVLCSWREIEKYQGFFHLNLMWILGGVIGVFLAIDMFLFFFFWEMMLVPMYFLIALWGHKASDGKTRITAATKFFIYTQASGLVMLIAILGLVFVHYNATGVWTFNYEELLKTPMSHNVEYLLMLGFFIAFAVKMPVVPLHGWLPDAHSQAPTAGSVDLAGILLKTAAYGLLRFSLPLFPNASAEFAPIAMWLGVIGIFYGAWMAFTQTDIKRLIAYTSVSHMGFVLIAIYTGSQLAYQGAVIQMIAHGLSAAGLFILCGQLYERLHTRDMRMMGGLWSKIKWLPALSMFFAVATLGMPGTGNFVGEFMILFGSYQVVPMITVISTFGLVFASVYSLAMLHRAYFGKAKSEIANQTLPGLSLRELFMILILVVLLVLLGFYPQPILDTSHAAMGNIQQWFVNSITTRP
- the nuoL gene encoding NADH-quinone oxidoreductase subunit L; this encodes MNMLALTIIFPLIGFVLLAFSRGRWSENLSAAVGMGSIGLSALVTALVGVEFFNNGQQAFVQPLWTWMAVGDFNIGFNLVLDGLSLTMLSVVTGVGFLIHMFASWYMRGEEGYSRFFAYTNLFIASMVILVLGDNLLLMYLGWEGVGLCSYLLIGFYYTDPKNGAAAMKAFVVTRVGDVFLAFALFILYNELGTLNFREMVELAPQHFANGNHMLMWATLMLLGGAVGKSAQLPLQTWLADAMAGPTPVSALIHAATMVTAGVYLIARTHGLFLMTPEVLHLVGIVGAVTLLMAGFAALVQTDIKRVLAYSTMSQIGYMFLALGVQAWDAAIFHLMTHAFFKALLFLSSGSVILACHHEQNIFKMGGLRKSIPLVYACFLVGGAALSALPLITAGFFSKDEILAGAVANGHVNLMIAGLVGAFMTSLYTFRLIFIVFHGKEQIHAHAGKGITHHLPLIVLLVLSTFVGAMIVPPLRGVLPETAELAHSSVVMLEVASGAVAVIGILLAAWLWLGKRTLVTSIANSAPGRFFGTWWFNAWGFDWLYDRIFVKPYLGIAWLLKSDPLNALMNIPAILSRFAGKGLLFSENGYLRWYVASMSIGAVVVLSLLMVLR